The genomic stretch ATGGCTGCCCAATTTGCTGGGAATTGGCATTGGCGGATTGCTGCTCATGAATGCCTCGAATTAGGGATGCTGTAGTACTGAGGACGTTGTTTGCATGTTGCCGAGAGAGGATCTGCTCAAAGGAGTCGAAAATCGAGAGATGGCAGCGAGGGTGCTGGATCGGGCAGAACAGGCACTCCGCACCTGGGATATTGTCCTGACGGATTTTCTCTCCCCTCCAGAGTGGATGGATGTGCAGCAGATGTTTAATCGGTTGACTGAAGTTCACTGTCTACCCTGGGGTGGTTATCCCCAGGCTGAGCGGCAACGGGTGGCGATCGCCCGCTCCGAGCTGCCGTTAGACACCTCCCAGGTGGAGTTATCCGCCTTGTCCATTGCCGGAAATTTCCTGTTTGATCCCGCCACCCATCGCGATTTCCTAGGAGCGCTGCTGGGGACGGGCATTGTTCGGGAAAAGGTGGGGGATATCATCGTGCTGGGCGATCGCGGTGCCCAGGCGATCGTGGTTCCAGAACTAGCGGAATTTTTAGAAACGAGCCTGAATCAGGTGCGATCGGTTCCGGTCAAAACCCAGCGCATTGACTTCAGCGACCTCAGCATTCGCGAACCGAAGAAGAAAGAAATGACCACTGTAGAGGCATCGTTGCGGTTGGACGCGATCGCCTCTGCCGGATTTGGCATGTCCCGCAGCAAAATGGCCGACATGATCAGTGGTGGGGATGTGCGGGTGAACTGGCGTGACGTCACTCAACCCAGCCATCAGCTCAAGACCGGAGATTTGGTTGCCATTCGTGGCAAGGGACGCTTGGAAATTGGCGATATTGCCATCACGAAAAAAGAGCGTTACCGAGTGATGCTGACGCGATTTATTTAACGCATTCTCGGCAGACCGTGTGCCGTCATGCAATGTAAGGATCTTGAATACGGGGTATGGGAGGGTGTGATGAAATGTAGCGAACTGGTGCAGCGGTTATCGTCGGATGATGTCCAGGTTCCAATATTCCTGGCCGATGATCCGGAACTTACGAGCGTAGCGGCTGTCGATCAGGCATCCCCAGGTACCATTAGCTATATTGATGGCGATGCCTTTGCGGATTGGGTTCACAAAACCGAGGCCAGTGCGTTAATTCTGCCCCTGCGAGAAGACTTACAGACAGCAGCGAGCGATCGCGGCATTGCTTGGATTAGTACCCCTCAACCTCGCCTCCTGTTTGCCCAGGTGATTCGTCAGTTCTATACGCCCTTTCGTCCGGCTCCCGGCATTCACCCTACAGCCGTGATTGATCCATCGGCGCAGATTGGGCAAGATGTCGCGATTGGTGCCCATGCCGTGGTTCAGGCGAACGTCACCTTGGGGGATGGGGTATGTATCCATCCCAACGTAGTGATTTACCCAGGGGTAACGATTGGAGCAGGCACGATTTTACACGCCAACTGCGTTATTCAGGAGCGATCGCACCTGGGTGCAAACTGCGTGATTCAAAGTGGTGCGGTGATTGGCGCGGAAGGGTTTGGCTTTGTGCCGACGGCAGAAGGCTGGTTCAAGATGGAACAATCGGGCTATGTGGTACTGGAAGATGGGGTGGAGATTGGCTGCAACTCTGCCGTCGATCGTCCTGCGGTCGGTGAAACCCGGATTCGACGGAATACGAAATTGGATAATCTC from Synechococcales cyanobacterium T60_A2020_003 encodes the following:
- the lpxD gene encoding UDP-3-O-(3-hydroxymyristoyl)glucosamine N-acyltransferase — encoded protein: MKCSELVQRLSSDDVQVPIFLADDPELTSVAAVDQASPGTISYIDGDAFADWVHKTEASALILPLREDLQTAASDRGIAWISTPQPRLLFAQVIRQFYTPFRPAPGIHPTAVIDPSAQIGQDVAIGAHAVVQANVTLGDGVCIHPNVVIYPGVTIGAGTILHANCVIQERSHLGANCVIQSGAVIGAEGFGFVPTAEGWFKMEQSGYVVLEDGVEIGCNSAVDRPAVGETRIRRNTKLDNLVHIGHGCQIGEACAMAAQVGLAGGVEVGNRVILAGQVGVSNQAKIGDGVIASSKSGIHGEIAPGEVVSGYPAVPNRLWLKASAIYNRLPEMYQSLRQIRRQLTPPEQSDS
- a CDS encoding photosystem II S4 domain protein, with product MLPREDLLKGVENREMAARVLDRAEQALRTWDIVLTDFLSPPEWMDVQQMFNRLTEVHCLPWGGYPQAERQRVAIARSELPLDTSQVELSALSIAGNFLFDPATHRDFLGALLGTGIVREKVGDIIVLGDRGAQAIVVPELAEFLETSLNQVRSVPVKTQRIDFSDLSIREPKKKEMTTVEASLRLDAIASAGFGMSRSKMADMISGGDVRVNWRDVTQPSHQLKTGDLVAIRGKGRLEIGDIAITKKERYRVMLTRFI